From the genome of Rhizobium binae, one region includes:
- a CDS encoding glucose 1-dehydrogenase, translated as MKRFENKTVVITGASRGIGAAIARRFAREGANLVVSANEDLVHGVGEAIRAEGGTAISFIGDVTDKASVKALYDAAENEFGAVDVSIQNAGVITIARVEDLTENEWDKVMAVNTKGVFLCAQEAIARMRKHKCGGRIINTASGQARDGFIYTPHYAASKMGVVGITQSLAKEVATENITVNAFCPGIIETDMWAYNDQAWGKLLGNYAPGELMKEWVEGIPMKRAGAGEDVAGLVTFLASDDAAYITGQTINVDGGLIMS; from the coding sequence ATGAAACGCTTCGAAAACAAGACTGTCGTCATCACCGGGGCCAGCCGCGGCATCGGCGCCGCCATCGCCAGGCGCTTTGCGCGCGAGGGCGCCAATCTCGTGGTCTCGGCCAATGAGGACCTGGTCCACGGCGTTGGCGAAGCGATCAGGGCCGAAGGCGGCACGGCCATCTCCTTCATCGGCGATGTCACCGACAAGGCGAGCGTCAAGGCGCTCTACGATGCCGCGGAGAATGAATTCGGCGCCGTTGATGTCTCGATCCAGAATGCCGGCGTCATCACCATCGCCCGCGTCGAGGACCTCACCGAAAACGAGTGGGACAAGGTCATGGCCGTCAACACCAAGGGCGTCTTCCTTTGCGCCCAGGAGGCCATCGCAAGAATGCGCAAGCACAAGTGCGGCGGCCGCATCATCAACACCGCCTCCGGCCAGGCCCGCGACGGTTTCATCTATACGCCGCACTATGCCGCTTCGAAAATGGGCGTGGTCGGCATCACCCAGAGCCTCGCCAAGGAAGTCGCGACCGAAAACATCACCGTCAACGCCTTTTGCCCCGGCATCATCGAAACCGACATGTGGGCCTATAACGACCAGGCTTGGGGAAAACTGCTCGGCAATTACGCCCCTGGCGAATTGATGAAGGAATGGGTCGAGGGCATCCCGATGAAAAGGGCTGGAGCAGGAGAAGATGTCGCCGGCCTGGTCACCTTCCTGGCCAGCGACGACGCGGCTTATATCACCGGCCAGACCATCAATGTCGACGGCGGGTTGATCATGTCGTAG
- a CDS encoding acetyl/propionyl/methylcrotonyl-CoA carboxylase subunit alpha has translation MQKVLIANRGEIAVRIIRACRDHGLQSVAVYADPDMDALFVKLADEAYGLSGSRPAETYLDIDKLIDIAKRSGADAVHPGYGFLSERAEFARAVIDAGLIWIGPDPQVIEALGDKVEARRIALSVGAPLVAGSDGPVETAAEVTAFAEKHGLPVAIKAAHGGGGRGLKVAWKMEEVAELYESAVREAKAAFGRGECFLERFLDRPRHIEAQVLADKHGNVVVLGTRDCSLQRRNQKLVEEAPAPFLSNAQRQSIHDAAKKICAAAGYSGAGTVEFLLGVDGTISFLEVNTRLQVEHPVTEETTGIDLVIEQFRIADGLPLRVTETPAPRGHSIEFRINAEDPGRGFLPTPGAITAFDAPSGPGIRLDTGVGVGSTVPGTFDSLMAKLIVTGSTREEALSRARRALKEFRIEGVATVLPFHRAAIETEEFVGETGFEVHTRWIETGFADRLSAVARPEPVADGHLIRTHVEIDGKRHELGIPAALLAGLGGLAGAGSGGATAARTDDAATITAPISGTLQAFKVEDGAEVAAGDLIAVMEAMKMETQVTASRAGKIRIKAEVGGYLQAGAEIALFEEPVSSAPPTT, from the coding sequence ATGCAGAAAGTCCTGATCGCCAACCGAGGCGAGATTGCGGTGCGCATCATCCGGGCTTGTCGCGACCACGGCCTGCAATCGGTCGCCGTCTATGCCGATCCGGACATGGATGCGCTCTTCGTCAAGCTGGCGGACGAAGCCTACGGGCTCTCCGGCAGCCGCCCGGCGGAAACCTATCTCGATATCGACAAGCTGATCGACATTGCCAAACGTTCGGGCGCCGACGCCGTTCATCCCGGCTACGGGTTCCTGTCCGAGCGTGCGGAGTTCGCCCGAGCCGTCATCGATGCAGGCCTCATCTGGATCGGACCTGATCCGCAGGTCATCGAAGCGCTTGGCGACAAGGTCGAGGCCCGGCGCATTGCGCTGAGTGTCGGTGCGCCTCTCGTCGCTGGCAGTGACGGTCCGGTCGAGACCGCTGCGGAAGTCACCGCCTTTGCTGAGAAACACGGTCTGCCCGTTGCCATCAAGGCGGCGCATGGGGGGGGCGGACGCGGCCTGAAGGTCGCCTGGAAGATGGAGGAGGTGGCGGAACTCTACGAATCCGCCGTGCGTGAGGCCAAGGCCGCCTTCGGCCGCGGCGAGTGTTTCCTCGAACGCTTCCTCGATCGTCCGCGCCACATCGAGGCGCAGGTGCTGGCTGACAAACATGGCAATGTGGTGGTTCTCGGCACTCGTGACTGCTCGCTACAGCGGCGCAACCAGAAGCTCGTCGAGGAGGCGCCGGCACCGTTTCTTTCCAACGCTCAGCGCCAGTCGATCCACGACGCCGCGAAGAAGATCTGTGCGGCAGCCGGCTACTCGGGGGCGGGAACGGTCGAGTTCCTGCTCGGTGTCGACGGTACGATCTCCTTCCTCGAAGTGAACACGCGCCTTCAGGTCGAGCATCCGGTAACCGAAGAGACGACCGGCATCGATCTCGTGATCGAGCAGTTCCGCATCGCCGATGGCCTGCCGTTGCGCGTCACCGAAACGCCCGCCCCGCGTGGCCACTCGATCGAGTTCCGTATCAACGCCGAAGATCCCGGCCGTGGCTTCCTGCCGACACCCGGTGCGATCACGGCTTTCGACGCGCCCTCCGGTCCCGGCATCCGTCTCGACACCGGCGTCGGCGTGGGCTCGACCGTTCCCGGCACCTTCGATTCGCTAATGGCGAAGCTGATCGTCACGGGCAGTACTCGTGAGGAGGCGTTGAGCCGCGCCCGCCGTGCCCTCAAGGAGTTCAGGATCGAGGGCGTCGCAACGGTCCTCCCCTTCCACCGCGCCGCGATCGAGACAGAAGAATTCGTCGGCGAGACAGGATTCGAGGTGCACACGCGCTGGATCGAGACCGGCTTCGCCGATCGGCTTTCGGCCGTCGCCCGGCCCGAGCCGGTTGCCGATGGCCACCTGATCCGCACTCACGTCGAGATCGATGGCAAGCGACATGAACTCGGCATTCCCGCGGCGCTCCTAGCCGGTCTCGGCGGACTTGCAGGCGCGGGTAGCGGAGGTGCGACAGCGGCAAGGACCGACGACGCAGCGACCATAACCGCACCGATTTCCGGCACGCTGCAGGCGTTCAAGGTCGAAGATGGCGCGGAGGTTGCTGCCGGTGATCTCATCGCCGTCATGGAGGCGATGAAGATGGAAACCCAGGTCACGGCATCGCGGGCAGGCAAGATTCGGATCAAGGCAGAGGTTGGCGGATATCTTCAGGCGGGAGCTGAAATCGCCCTCTTCGAGGAGCCGGTGTCCTCTGCTCCACCTACGACATGA
- a CDS encoding SDR family oxidoreductase, with the protein MSDITLNAPKLFDLSGQVAIVTGAGSGIGQRIAIGLAQCGADVALLDRRTDDGLARTAEHIRAAGRRSIEIAADVTSKSSLADAVARTEADLGALTLAVNAAGIANANAAEDMEEDQYQTLMDINLKGIFLSCQAEARAMLKNGRGSIVNIASMSGVIVNRGLSQAHYNASKAGVIHMSKSMAMEWVGRGIRVNTISPGYTATPMNTRPEMVHQTKLFEEQTPMQRMATVDEMVGPAVFLLSNAASFVTGVDLLVDGGFCCW; encoded by the coding sequence GTGTCTGACATCACTCTCAACGCCCCGAAGCTTTTCGACCTCAGCGGCCAGGTTGCCATCGTAACGGGTGCCGGCAGCGGCATCGGGCAACGCATTGCCATCGGCCTCGCGCAATGCGGCGCCGACGTGGCGCTGCTCGACCGTCGAACCGACGACGGACTGGCCAGGACCGCCGAACATATTCGCGCCGCCGGGCGCCGCTCGATCGAGATCGCTGCCGATGTCACGAGCAAATCCTCGCTTGCCGATGCCGTCGCACGAACCGAAGCGGATCTCGGCGCCCTGACGCTGGCCGTCAACGCCGCAGGCATCGCCAATGCAAACGCAGCGGAAGATATGGAAGAGGATCAATACCAGACGTTGATGGATATCAACCTGAAAGGCATCTTTCTTTCCTGCCAGGCCGAGGCCCGCGCCATGCTGAAGAATGGACGCGGCTCCATCGTCAATATCGCTTCCATGTCGGGCGTGATTGTCAACCGGGGGCTGAGCCAAGCGCACTACAACGCCTCCAAGGCGGGCGTGATCCATATGTCGAAGTCGATGGCGATGGAATGGGTCGGCCGCGGCATTCGCGTCAACACCATCTCCCCGGGATATACGGCCACGCCCATGAACACCCGTCCGGAGATGGTTCATCAGACCAAGCTCTTCGAAGAGCAGACCCCGATGCAGCGCATGGCAACGGTCGATGAGATGGTCGGTCCGGCCGTGTTCCTGCTGTCGAACGCCGCAAGCTTCGTGACGGGCGTCGATCTTCTCGTGGACGGCGGTTTCTGCTGCTGGTGA